One Neomonachus schauinslandi chromosome 9, ASM220157v2, whole genome shotgun sequence DNA segment encodes these proteins:
- the PSMB11 gene encoding proteasome subunit beta type-11, whose product MALQDVCKWQAPGTQGPSPHLPQAGGWAVPPGWDPQTFLRIHGPRLAHGTTTLAFRFRHGVIAAADTRSSCGNYVQCPASRKIIPVHQHLVGTTSGTSADCAAWYRVLRRELRLRALRDGQLPSVAGAAKLLSAMMSCYRGLDLCVATALCGWDRSGPALFYVYSDGTRLQGNIFSVGSGSPYAYGVLDRGYRYDMSPQEAYALARCAVAHATHRDAYSGGAVDLFHVRENGWEYVSRNDACALYSELQKLPEPGKEEEEEARWDQPEPVTLHRDSRMPAGTEML is encoded by the coding sequence ATGGCTCTGCAGGATGTGTGCAAGTGGCAGGCCCCCGGCACCCAGGGACCATCGCCTCACCTGCCTCAGGCGGGTGGCTGGGCCGTGCCCCCAGGCTGGGACCCTCAAACCTTCCTGCGGATCCACGGCCCCAGGCTGGCGCATGGCACCACCACGTTGGCCTTCCGCTTCCGGCACGGAGTGATCGCCGCCGCCGACACACGGTCCTCCTGCGGCAACTATGTGCAGTGTCCGGCCTCACGCAAGATCATCCCCGTGCACCAGCACCTCGTGGGCACCACCTCCGGCACGTCGGCCGACTGCGCCGCCTGGTACCGCGTGCTGCGGCGGGAGCTGCGGCTGCGGGCGCTGAGGGACGGTCAGCTGCCCAGCGTGGCCGGTGCCGCCAAACTCCTGTCGGCCATGATGTCCTGCTACCGGGGGCTGGATCTGTGCGTTGCCACCGCGCTGTGTGGCTGGGACCGCTCCGGCCCTGCCCTCTTCTATGTCTACAGTGACGGCACCCGCCTGCAAGGGAACATCTTCTCGGTGGGCTCAGGATCTCCCTATGCCTACGGCGTGCTGGACCGCGGCTACCGCTACGACATGAGCCCCCAGGAAGCCTACGCCCTGGCTCGCTGCGCCGTGGCCCACGCCACCCACCGCGATGCCTACTCCGGGGGTGCTGTAGACCTTTTCCACGTGCGGGAGAACGGATGGGAGTATGTGTCCCGCAACGATGCCTGTGCGCTGTACTCGGAACTGCAGAAGCTTCCggagccagggaaggaggaggaggaggaggcccgcTGGGATCAGCCTGAGCCAGTCACCCTGCACAGAGACTCCAGGATGCCCGCGGGGACTGAGATGCTGTGA
- the PSMB5 gene encoding proteasome subunit beta type-5, producing the protein MALASVLERPLPVNGLGFFGLGGRADLLDLGPGSPSDGLSLAAPNWGVAEEPRIEMLHGTTTLAFKFQHGVIVAADSRATAGAYIASQTVKKVIEINPYLLGTMAGGAADCSFWERLLARQCRIYELRNKERISVAAASKLLANMVYQYKGMGLSMGTMICGWDKRGPGLYYVDSEGNRISGATFSVGSGSVYAYGVMDRGYSYDLEVEQAYDLARRAIYQATYRDAYSGGAVNLYHVREDGWIRVSSDNVADLHDKYSGSTP; encoded by the exons ATGGCGCTGGCCAGCGTGTTGGAGAGGCCGCTCCCGGTGAACGGGCTCGGGTTTTTCGGACTCGGGGGTCGTGCGGATCTGCTGGACCTGGGTCCAGGGAGTCCCAGCGATGGGCTGAGCCTGGCCGCGCCCAACTGGGGTgtcgcggaggagccgagaatcGAAATGCTTCATGGAACCACTACCCTGGCCTTCAAG TTTCAACATGGAGTCATCGTTGCAGCGGACTCTCGGGCCACAGCGGGTGCCTATATAGCCTCCCAGACAGTAAAGAAGGTGATCGAGATCAATCCCTACCTGCTGGGCACCATGGCTGGGGGCGCAGCGGACTGCAGCTTCTGGGAGCGGCTGTTGGCTCGGCAATGTCGCATCTATGAGCTTCGAAACAAGGAACGCATCTCGGTAGCAGCTGCTTCCAAGCTGCTTGCCAACATGGTGTATCAGTATAAAGGCATGGGGCTGTCCATGGGCACCATGATCTGTGGCTGGGATAAGAGAGGCCCTG GCCTCTACTATGTGGACAGTGAAGGAAACCGGATCTCGGGGGCCACCTTCTCTGTAGGTTCTGGCTCTGTGTATGCTTATGGAGTCATGGATCGGGGTTACTCCTATGACCTAGAGGTGGAACAGGCCTATGATCTGGCCCGTCGAGCCATCTACCAAGCCACCTATAGAGATGCCTACTCAGGAGGTGCAGTCAACCTCTACCATGTCCGGGAGGATGGCTGGATCCGAGTCTCCAGTGACAATGTAGCTGATCTACATGACAAATACAGTGGTTCTACCCCTTGA